In the Longimicrobiales bacterium genome, one interval contains:
- a CDS encoding HD domain-containing protein, which yields MTDEHFDTEATPNPEDVAGSVDDRFENRIVMSVPDEHNPKLQKVIELVNADDDLYGLWLAANVNAVERLGMTDHGPVHVKIVMNLAVRMLRLLANAGVTSGVALNYEMSAKDAEVVVALAALLHDVGMSIHRQDHEAFSLFIAQEKLKQILQHVYDSRHETIIRSEILHAIISHRSGGTPLTLEAGVVRIADALDMAKGRSRIPFEAGSLSIHAVSAAAVDSVSLAKGDKKPIRVTIELSNSAGLFQLDQLLRVKLNGSGLESYLEIQATVGEEERRLLTDFEL from the coding sequence TTGACCGACGAACATTTTGATACTGAGGCGACGCCAAACCCCGAGGACGTCGCTGGGTCGGTCGATGACCGTTTCGAGAACCGCATCGTCATGTCGGTGCCGGACGAGCACAATCCGAAGCTCCAAAAAGTGATTGAGCTGGTGAACGCTGACGACGACCTCTACGGCCTCTGGCTGGCTGCCAACGTTAACGCAGTCGAACGACTGGGCATGACCGACCACGGTCCCGTCCATGTGAAGATCGTGATGAACCTGGCCGTGAGGATGCTGAGGCTACTCGCAAATGCAGGGGTTACCTCTGGGGTTGCACTCAACTACGAAATGAGTGCGAAAGATGCCGAAGTCGTCGTCGCGCTCGCGGCGCTGTTGCACGACGTGGGTATGTCCATCCACCGGCAGGACCACGAAGCGTTCAGCCTCTTCATTGCACAGGAGAAGCTCAAACAGATCCTGCAGCATGTGTATGACTCTCGGCACGAAACGATCATCCGCTCCGAGATTCTCCACGCAATCATCTCTCATCGGTCGGGCGGCACTCCGCTCACGCTAGAAGCCGGCGTGGTGCGCATCGCGGATGCACTGGACATGGCCAAAGGGCGATCGCGCATCCCGTTCGAGGCAGGCTCGCTTTCTATCCACGCGGTGTCAGCCGCCGCCGTAGACAGCGTCTCCTTGGCAAAGGGCGACAAGAAGCCGATCCGGGTAACCATCGAACTTTCGAACTCAGCCGGACTCTTCCAGCTCGACCAACTCCTCCGAGTGAAGCTCAACGGGAGTGGCCTCGAATCGTACCTGGAAATCCAGGCGACGGTTGGAGAAGAGGAGCGTCGACTCCTCACGGACTTCGAGCTCTAG
- a CDS encoding cytochrome c biogenesis protein CcdA, producing MEIQVSLPLAFFAGLVSFLSPCILPVVPSYLVFISGLTLDELRDGSKRDARRAAFINSVLFVVGFSAVFMTMGFVATSAGRAVGQALPWMNRIGGVVLVVFGLYLAGVLRIPALTREVRIHFSDKPTGPLGSLVIGLAFGAGWTPCIGPILGSILLYASLETTMAQGTLLLATYALGLGIPFVVAAVAFNWFFAGVDKVKEWMVPLERIAGTVLVVIGVLMASGHFATMTAFLAGMGQLINLEMP from the coding sequence GTGGAAATCCAAGTCTCGTTGCCCCTAGCCTTCTTCGCCGGCCTCGTGTCATTCCTGTCGCCGTGCATCCTCCCAGTTGTACCGAGCTACCTCGTTTTCATCTCGGGTCTGACGCTCGACGAACTCCGCGATGGATCGAAACGGGACGCTCGTCGGGCAGCTTTCATCAACTCGGTTCTGTTCGTGGTGGGCTTCAGCGCCGTCTTCATGACAATGGGGTTTGTCGCGACAAGCGCAGGAAGAGCGGTGGGTCAGGCTCTTCCTTGGATGAACCGGATCGGCGGAGTAGTGCTCGTAGTCTTCGGCCTTTACCTGGCCGGGGTACTGCGGATTCCAGCACTCACTCGTGAGGTGCGTATACATTTTTCCGACAAACCGACGGGTCCACTGGGCTCGCTGGTGATTGGACTCGCGTTCGGCGCTGGGTGGACTCCCTGCATCGGACCTATTCTGGGCTCCATCCTGCTTTATGCGAGCTTAGAGACGACAATGGCGCAGGGAACACTGCTCCTCGCCACATACGCCTTGGGACTCGGTATCCCTTTCGTAGTGGCGGCCGTGGCGTTCAACTGGTTTTTTGCCGGCGTCGATAAGGTGAAGGAATGGATGGTCCCGCTTGAGCGGATCGCCGGGACGGTTCTGGTCGTCATCGGAGTTCTGATGGCGAGCGGGCACTTCGCGACAATGACGGCGTTCCTGGCCGGAATGGGCCAGCTAATAAATCTGGAGATGCCATGA
- a CDS encoding thioredoxin domain-containing protein: protein MRQLISGGVALVTILTFSACDADGSAGGDTTGTTQGLLTQTQQEGMAERSAIDVATLGFNMGVAASPVRVVEMSDYGCSYCRQFHMETFPTLLADYIESGKVEWKFMPFVNGMFENSPLATEAAECALEQSTEVFRVLNERLWDDQSVWKQSDDPEPVLRGMADDAGVDIREWVSCMESDRRLERVRAASNLAGQLGVRGTPTFFVVGYPPLQGALPLESFKEILDAVYADASTGGG from the coding sequence ATGAGGCAGCTGATTTCGGGCGGTGTCGCCCTCGTAACTATCCTCACGTTTTCGGCGTGTGACGCCGATGGGTCAGCGGGGGGAGATACCACCGGAACGACCCAGGGACTGCTGACTCAGACCCAGCAAGAAGGTATGGCCGAACGATCCGCAATCGACGTCGCGACGCTCGGGTTCAACATGGGTGTGGCCGCCTCGCCGGTTCGCGTGGTAGAGATGTCCGACTACGGATGCAGCTACTGTCGTCAGTTCCACATGGAGACCTTCCCCACGCTGCTCGCTGACTACATCGAATCTGGAAAGGTAGAGTGGAAGTTCATGCCCTTCGTGAACGGCATGTTCGAGAACTCCCCTTTGGCCACTGAGGCTGCGGAATGCGCGCTCGAGCAGAGTACCGAGGTGTTCCGGGTGCTCAACGAGCGCCTGTGGGACGACCAGAGTGTATGGAAACAGAGTGACGACCCCGAGCCGGTTCTTCGCGGCATGGCGGACGATGCCGGGGTCGACATAAGGGAGTGGGTGAGCTGCATGGAGTCCGACCGACGTTTGGAACGGGTGAGAGCTGCCAGCAACCTGGCCGGACAGTTGGGCGTTCGTGGGACACCGACATTCTTTGTCGTGGGGTACCCGCCTTTGCAGGGGGCCCTACCTCTCGAGTCGTTCAAGGAGATCCTCGACGCGGTGTACGCTGACGCTTCCACCGGCGGTGGCTGA
- a CDS encoding MarR family winged helix-turn-helix transcriptional regulator gives MDSDLDKGLLVRERDAEDGRVVHRVPTEMGVEIFEKIEQDQTIEYADMLSDFDPEIRSAITRLVARLGRSFSARAEVSGGSCCVVN, from the coding sequence GTGGATTCTGACTTGGACAAGGGCCTGCTCGTCCGAGAGAGAGACGCTGAGGACGGTCGCGTTGTGCATCGGGTCCCAACGGAGATGGGAGTCGAGATCTTTGAGAAGATCGAGCAGGACCAAACGATCGAGTACGCTGACATGCTCTCTGATTTCGACCCGGAGATTCGTTCTGCAATCACTCGGCTTGTCGCCAGGCTCGGCCGTTCGTTTTCGGCGCGGGCCGAGGTGTCGGGTGGTAGTTGCTGCGTGGTGAACTGA
- the arsM gene encoding arsenite methyltransferase, which translates to MSATHTETEQKQAVRDRYARAATEGSGSCEPSCCGDDTASPAEDISQIIGYSKDELADLPEDANLGLGCGNPTALASLKEGQTVLDLGSGAGIDCFLAANQVGASGSVIGVDMTPQMIDRARTNASKAGYDNVEFRLGEIEAIPVADGTVDVIISNCVLNLSTAKDKVLAEAYRVLKPGGRVVVSDMVSDLPVPLVLQGNLNAVAACLPTYRDTYMQQFRDAGFADVRITEEKLYPASYILTDPGVQDFIRQNPDEESTLTDFAGSIAGAHFEATKS; encoded by the coding sequence ATGAGTGCCACACATACCGAGACGGAACAGAAACAGGCCGTCCGCGACCGCTACGCGCGCGCTGCCACCGAAGGCTCTGGCTCCTGCGAACCCTCCTGCTGCGGAGACGATACGGCCAGCCCGGCGGAGGACATCAGCCAGATCATCGGCTACTCGAAAGACGAGCTTGCTGACCTCCCGGAAGACGCCAATCTCGGCTTGGGCTGCGGTAACCCCACTGCCCTGGCATCCCTCAAAGAAGGTCAGACCGTTCTCGACCTCGGGTCCGGCGCGGGCATTGACTGCTTCCTGGCCGCGAACCAAGTCGGAGCCTCCGGCTCGGTCATCGGCGTCGACATGACACCTCAGATGATCGATCGCGCTCGGACGAACGCGAGCAAGGCCGGCTACGACAACGTCGAATTTCGGCTCGGTGAGATTGAGGCAATTCCCGTCGCAGACGGGACGGTCGACGTCATCATCTCGAATTGCGTCCTGAACCTGAGCACCGCAAAAGACAAAGTGCTCGCGGAGGCGTACCGCGTCCTCAAGCCGGGCGGACGAGTCGTGGTCTCGGACATGGTCTCGGACCTACCCGTGCCTCTGGTCCTCCAGGGCAACTTGAATGCGGTGGCCGCCTGCCTGCCCACCTACCGCGATACGTACATGCAACAGTTTCGCGACGCGGGCTTCGCTGACGTGCGGATTACGGAGGAGAAGCTCTACCCCGCGAGCTACATCCTCACGGACCCCGGCGTCCAAGACTTCATCAGACAGAACCCAGATGAGGAATCGACGCTCACAGATTTCGCAGGATCAATCGCTGGCGCGCACTTCGAGGCGACGAAGTCCTGA
- a CDS encoding carboxypeptidase regulatory-like domain-containing protein produces the protein MVKGIQAVSALAFGMLLAFAPQSAFAQSEGTASLTGIVFDSTEMTALGGARVAVIGTRASTDADERGEFRLDGIPAGTHWVSFYHHRLQSLGVSPPSRQVTFSDGEAVRLELAVPSEETLLLGWCLAEQPGPGYGVIAGIVTDSLTGIAMPRAIVTAERTSRGLASRPVEVRTDESGYFRMCVVPASVELRVQARFGMNSGRSVVTSVTAGGARMQDLVLLMSQEGTLSGYVKEYNSGDPVTGATVRVQGTTSSTLSDAEGRFLMDDLPPGRHLVTTDHLAFAERTDSVTIFSAEIVDIEVFMATEALAVEGLVVTARTRFGQTSLAGDAKRADFISREEIDALLPRVTTTADLLRNVNAPGLRIRDVYIADEFTGASTPSVCIEVSRRSGGQGCKPAAVSLNGVLVPYPDQVIRDLDPNIIDRIEVLSPVDASFQFGSLAGNGAIAIYTR, from the coding sequence ATGGTGAAAGGGATTCAGGCAGTTTCAGCGCTCGCGTTCGGCATGCTCTTGGCGTTCGCGCCACAGAGCGCTTTTGCTCAGTCCGAGGGCACGGCGAGTCTGACGGGGATCGTCTTCGACAGCACTGAGATGACGGCACTGGGTGGTGCCAGGGTAGCAGTGATCGGGACCCGCGCGAGCACGGATGCGGACGAGCGTGGAGAGTTCCGGCTTGACGGGATCCCTGCAGGTACGCATTGGGTGTCGTTCTACCACCACCGTCTCCAATCCCTGGGTGTGAGTCCACCGTCTCGTCAGGTCACGTTTAGCGACGGAGAAGCTGTCCGACTCGAGCTGGCCGTCCCATCTGAGGAAACGTTGCTCCTAGGCTGGTGCCTCGCGGAGCAACCCGGACCCGGGTATGGAGTCATCGCGGGAATCGTCACGGATTCACTGACGGGCATCGCCATGCCCCGTGCCATTGTTACCGCTGAGCGGACGAGCCGCGGGCTAGCAAGCCGGCCGGTGGAAGTTCGGACGGATGAATCAGGCTACTTCAGGATGTGCGTCGTGCCAGCGTCCGTTGAGCTCCGGGTTCAGGCGCGCTTTGGGATGAATTCGGGGCGCAGCGTGGTTACGAGCGTTACTGCGGGAGGCGCTCGGATGCAGGACCTCGTGCTCCTGATGTCCCAGGAAGGCACGCTCTCCGGATACGTAAAGGAATACAACTCGGGAGATCCGGTCACGGGCGCGACGGTGCGCGTTCAAGGGACAACGAGCAGCACGTTGTCAGATGCCGAGGGTCGATTCCTGATGGATGATCTGCCGCCTGGTCGTCACTTGGTCACGACGGACCATCTCGCGTTCGCGGAACGCACTGACTCGGTAACGATCTTCAGTGCGGAAATTGTCGACATCGAGGTGTTTATGGCTACGGAGGCGCTTGCAGTGGAGGGGCTCGTCGTAACTGCCCGCACCCGTTTCGGTCAGACGAGTCTCGCGGGCGACGCGAAACGTGCGGACTTCATCTCTCGTGAGGAGATCGACGCACTTCTGCCGCGTGTCACCACTACCGCCGACCTGTTGCGGAACGTGAATGCTCCGGGTCTGAGGATTCGTGATGTCTACATAGCCGACGAGTTTACCGGCGCGAGCACGCCAAGTGTCTGCATCGAGGTCAGTCGGCGTTCAGGCGGTCAGGGGTGCAAGCCTGCAGCAGTGTCCCTCAACGGGGTCCTCGTTCCATACCCTGATCAGGTGATTCGGGATCTGGATCCGAATATCATCGATAGGATCGAAGTGTTGAGTCCTGTTGATGCTTCGTTCCAGTTCGGCTCCCTCGCGGGTAACGGCGCGATCGCCATCTACACTCGGTAG
- a CDS encoding DUF5916 domain-containing protein — protein MPPRLPTAALLSAVALIGTALPASAQEGRVEASRIPATAVESVRLDGLLSEDLWSSADVMTDFIQREPVEGAPASERTEVRVVFNDDMLYVGVMAYDSDPDAIVARILQRDKIIEPVFFGTGLQFAGDDGVAIMFDPFHDHRNGVIFATNPNGAEFEALLTDEGSELNIDWRGVWEVASATTADGWSAEFAIPWRSIRYPDGAPDHEWGINVQRTIRRKNEDTMWQSWQREGGGLVRVSRAGHLAGLAALPALGMNLEAKPFILAGRRQEADDFGVISTETQRETGIDIKTELRPGLLLDLTVNTDFAQVEVDDAQVNLTRFNLFFPEKRDFFLENSGIFDFGTPGSPFEPPAYQLFFSRQIGISEDGEIPILAGARLTGRVGGQTIGLMNVVTGEAHGVQRENFSVARVKRDVGDSNYVGAMIVDRRSADMWNTSAGVDGQFVVGDAWVWEWYGAQSFTRGEGGDGYSYRVGYNYDGEKYGSFFNHYVVSPNAAAEAGFIAREDIRRTDLYGSRISRPSALGLRQVDIWAGGGYGSTVSDGQLQDWVGGIAISPTWESGDRFTLMLNSGETVVDEEFQLTDSVDVPVGRYRADHIGWFGGTSKNRPVYLDSNGMLTKFHGGNLVSVGGTVTAAPSSQVSMALGYTRNVVDVPDGSFTADITSLRATYSVSTKLSTNVLVQYNSLDQAFSTNVRLNYIHRPGSDFFIVFTENRGDDDRVWNLSDRGLVMKITYLSRM, from the coding sequence ATGCCGCCTCGTCTGCCTACCGCTGCTCTTCTCTCGGCCGTGGCCCTTATTGGCACGGCCCTGCCAGCAAGTGCCCAGGAAGGTCGGGTCGAGGCCTCGAGGATTCCGGCTACTGCCGTTGAGTCGGTCCGGCTGGATGGTCTCCTCTCGGAGGATCTGTGGTCCTCCGCAGATGTGATGACGGACTTCATTCAGCGGGAGCCTGTTGAGGGCGCCCCTGCTTCCGAACGCACCGAAGTCCGAGTCGTCTTCAACGACGACATGTTGTACGTGGGCGTGATGGCCTACGATTCGGATCCCGACGCGATTGTTGCGCGTATCCTGCAGCGCGACAAGATCATCGAGCCGGTGTTCTTCGGGACGGGACTTCAGTTCGCCGGAGACGATGGAGTAGCGATCATGTTCGATCCGTTCCACGACCATCGGAACGGTGTGATCTTCGCGACCAACCCCAACGGTGCGGAATTCGAAGCACTGCTCACGGACGAAGGCAGCGAACTCAATATCGACTGGCGTGGTGTATGGGAGGTCGCATCCGCGACAACCGCTGATGGGTGGAGCGCGGAGTTCGCCATTCCTTGGCGCAGCATCCGTTATCCCGACGGCGCGCCGGACCACGAGTGGGGCATCAACGTCCAGCGGACCATTCGCCGGAAGAACGAGGACACGATGTGGCAGTCGTGGCAGCGGGAAGGTGGCGGCTTGGTGCGCGTAAGCCGCGCAGGGCACTTGGCGGGATTGGCCGCATTGCCGGCTCTGGGAATGAACCTGGAGGCGAAGCCGTTCATCCTGGCCGGCCGGCGTCAGGAAGCAGACGACTTCGGAGTTATCAGCACCGAGACCCAACGCGAGACGGGCATCGACATCAAAACTGAACTCCGGCCGGGGCTCCTGCTGGACCTCACCGTGAACACGGACTTCGCGCAGGTGGAGGTGGACGACGCCCAGGTGAACCTCACACGGTTCAATCTGTTCTTCCCAGAGAAGCGCGACTTCTTTCTCGAGAATTCTGGCATCTTCGACTTTGGAACACCGGGCAGTCCGTTCGAGCCCCCGGCCTATCAACTGTTCTTCAGCCGCCAGATCGGTATTTCGGAGGACGGTGAGATCCCGATCCTCGCAGGCGCTCGTCTCACGGGACGCGTAGGTGGACAGACGATCGGGCTCATGAACGTGGTGACGGGGGAGGCGCACGGTGTGCAGCGTGAGAACTTTTCTGTTGCTCGCGTGAAGCGTGATGTGGGTGACAGTAACTACGTGGGCGCGATGATCGTGGACCGAAGGAGTGCCGATATGTGGAATACGTCGGCCGGCGTCGATGGCCAGTTCGTGGTTGGGGACGCTTGGGTATGGGAGTGGTACGGGGCGCAGTCGTTTACGCGGGGTGAAGGCGGAGACGGCTATTCGTACCGCGTCGGGTACAACTACGACGGCGAGAAGTACGGCTCTTTCTTCAACCACTATGTGGTCAGCCCGAATGCAGCGGCAGAAGCCGGGTTCATTGCTCGCGAGGATATTCGCCGGACGGACCTGTACGGGAGTCGGATCTCGCGACCCTCGGCCTTAGGCCTTCGTCAAGTCGACATATGGGCCGGGGGAGGGTACGGAAGCACCGTCTCGGACGGCCAGCTCCAGGACTGGGTCGGCGGCATCGCGATCAGTCCAACGTGGGAGTCCGGGGACCGGTTCACCTTAATGCTGAACTCGGGTGAGACTGTGGTGGACGAGGAATTCCAGCTGACGGACTCGGTGGATGTGCCCGTGGGCCGCTATCGTGCCGACCACATTGGTTGGTTCGGGGGTACGTCGAAGAACCGGCCGGTGTATCTGGACTCGAACGGCATGCTCACGAAGTTCCACGGGGGTAACTTGGTGAGTGTCGGTGGGACGGTCACAGCAGCCCCATCATCGCAGGTGTCTATGGCACTGGGGTATACGCGGAATGTGGTGGATGTCCCGGATGGGAGCTTCACGGCGGACATAACTTCGCTGCGTGCGACGTATTCAGTATCGACGAAGTTGTCGACGAATGTCCTGGTGCAGTACAACAGTCTCGATCAGGCGTTCTCGACTAATGTGAGACTCAACTATATCCACAGACCGGGCAGTGACTTTTTCATCGTCTTCACCGAGAATCGGGGTGACGATGACCGGGTGTGGAACCTCTCCGACCGGGGGCTGGTGATGAAGATCACCTACCTCTCTCGGATGTGA
- a CDS encoding TetR/AcrR family transcriptional regulator gives MRASLEILDDEGPNGLTVHAVVQRAGSSVGSFYARFKGKDDLLEYLGERVWQEALERWHDALDSRDWSELELPQLAEGSIGLLVDAQRSRSSYLKSLDRAAGGNDDAYVRFRRTLISGIGDLLLTRREEIEHLQPDLAVRLGLLAVLGVIDAEDSSGEGPLPRTDVIREATNLLNGYLTPAGPGGAAGAVDFFEIWG, from the coding sequence GTGCGTGCTTCGCTGGAAATCCTGGACGACGAGGGCCCCAACGGACTCACAGTCCACGCCGTCGTACAGCGAGCCGGATCATCTGTGGGCTCGTTTTACGCCCGATTCAAGGGAAAGGACGACCTTCTCGAGTATTTGGGCGAGCGAGTATGGCAGGAGGCGCTTGAACGGTGGCATGATGCGCTGGATTCCCGTGATTGGTCGGAATTGGAGCTTCCGCAGCTTGCTGAAGGCTCGATTGGGCTCCTGGTGGACGCCCAACGTTCCCGATCCTCCTATCTCAAATCCCTGGATCGCGCGGCTGGAGGTAATGACGACGCCTACGTTCGATTCAGGCGGACGCTGATTTCAGGCATTGGTGACCTCTTGCTCACGCGTAGAGAGGAAATTGAGCACCTCCAGCCAGATCTCGCGGTCCGCCTTGGCCTCCTCGCGGTTCTCGGGGTAATCGATGCCGAGGACAGCTCGGGGGAAGGCCCCCTGCCCCGTACTGATGTGATTCGTGAAGCGACGAACCTCCTGAACGGATACCTGACACCGGCTGGACCCGGTGGAGCAGCTGGAGCCGTCGACTTTTTTGAGATCTGGGGTTGA
- a CDS encoding AraC family transcriptional regulator produces MSDSVASSVQLLRHPYVRLESITHATQLRAFVTRPGTAFLWQLEHGVRAKDVQFIEDRPGGVALLLVLPRTSEVLNDPSIWELVSRARPHAILPYHDHPAVEDLAQVLRKPPEDVPVAVTDYLKWRGIRVDSNTMRLVRRTLELSSELNSVSALARGLYLSRRALGRRFASRGLPVPSHWLQFGRVLRLSLRLQNSSQSIYTVACELGYPDGFAASNQMHRLVGYRPSEARERLGWEWILEAWLRREAENGGLVPQWGHDGRDETIKSPLDRADHAVLLRRRAAG; encoded by the coding sequence ATGTCCGATTCCGTTGCCTCCAGCGTCCAACTCCTTCGTCATCCCTATGTTCGTTTGGAATCGATCACCCATGCGACCCAATTGCGTGCGTTCGTCACGAGACCGGGAACCGCATTCCTTTGGCAGCTTGAGCACGGAGTACGCGCCAAGGATGTTCAGTTCATTGAGGATCGTCCCGGTGGTGTCGCATTGTTGCTCGTGCTGCCGCGGACATCAGAGGTCCTAAATGATCCGTCCATATGGGAGTTGGTCTCCAGGGCTCGGCCGCACGCGATTCTCCCTTACCATGACCACCCGGCGGTGGAGGACCTCGCCCAGGTGCTCCGGAAGCCGCCCGAGGACGTACCGGTGGCGGTCACCGACTATTTGAAGTGGCGCGGTATTCGAGTGGACTCGAACACGATGCGACTCGTGCGCCGCACGCTAGAATTGTCTTCAGAGCTGAATTCAGTCTCGGCGCTAGCCCGTGGGTTGTACCTATCACGACGGGCATTAGGGCGGCGATTCGCCAGCCGGGGCCTGCCCGTCCCATCTCATTGGCTTCAGTTCGGCCGAGTGCTTCGGTTATCGCTGCGACTCCAGAACTCATCGCAGAGCATCTACACTGTAGCTTGCGAGTTAGGATACCCAGATGGGTTCGCGGCCAGCAATCAAATGCATCGTCTGGTCGGGTATCGGCCCAGTGAGGCCCGGGAACGTCTAGGGTGGGAATGGATCCTCGAGGCATGGCTGCGCCGCGAAGCGGAGAACGGGGGCCTCGTTCCGCAGTGGGGCCATGACGGTCGGGATGAGACCATCAAGTCTCCATTGGATCGGGCGGATCATGCCGTTCTCCTCCGTCGGCGCGCAGCCGGGTGA